ACACACTCAGAGAAAATGTATGGCCTCTCACTTGTGACTCATCTGATGTTTAATTAAAGAtgctttatttgtaaaacatttcccacattcagagcaagaatatgatttctctcctgtgtgaagtcTGTGATGCAAATAAAGACTATGCTTCTGGTTAAAAGTTTTCCCAcaatcagagcaagaatatggcttTTCACCTGCATGAATtttctgatgtgtaacaagatttgattcctgattaaaacatttcccacaaatagagcaagaataaggtttctctcctgtatgaattctctgatgttcaacaagatttgatttaaaggaaaaacatttcccacactcaaagCAAGAATaaggtctctctcctgtgtgaactctctgatgTATAATAAGCTGTGATTTactgataaaacatttcccacattcagagcaagaatatggtttttctccagtgtgaattttctgatgtttattGAAATCTGATTTACTATTAaatgatttcccacattcagagcaagaatatggtttctcaaTTGTGTGAATTTGCTGATGTGTAACAAGGCTTGATTCCTGATTGAAACaattcccacattcagagcaatatGACTTTTCTGAAGTGTGCCATCTCCGATGTCGAACAAGTTCAGAATTAAacctaaaacatttcccacaatcagagcaagaatatggtttctctcccgTATGcattctctgatgtacaacaagatatgatttaaaggaaaaacatttaccacactcagagcaagaataaggtttctctcctgtgtgaattctctgatgttcaacaagatttgatttaacagaaaaacatttaccacactcagagcaagaataaggtttctctccagtatgaattctctgatgtacaaccAAATATGatttaaaggaaaaacatttaCTACACTCAGAGCAAGAGTGTGGTAAAGgttttttatttactgtgtgaCATCTCTGATGACTAAGAAGTTTCCAATTCGTTGTAaagcattttccacactcagagcaagaatatgatttttctcctgtgtgaatcctctgatgtacaaGAAAGTTTCTTTTTGtagtaaaacacttcccacattcagaacaagaccAAGATTTGTCTACAGTGTGATCATTCACATTTTTCCTCTGGTTACTAACATAGCTGAGGTTATTAAAACTTTGTTCTCCAGTGAAAGAAGATTCCAATTTCACTTCAATAAGAGTAGATGTAAATTGTGTATAacctgtgggtgtataaatgtcagtgtgtgGCAGATTTCCTTCTTCATACGAGACCGATTTCTTCTTAATAAGAGCAGATGGATCTTTATGTAGTTCTGCTGGGAAAAATGAATGATGGTTAGCTTTAAGAAATGTTAATTTAGCCTCACTATTAAATCTCATTGTCTATTCCTTATGTATTATCATCACGGATTGTGACTTTCAGCTTTAACCAAAAAAAGCCATGACCTCCACACCAAAAAGCATTAAGGGACCGTGCAATCAGAATTACTCGTTGGCAAGTCCCCCATCATCACCTCGTCCTCCCCTCTACCGCTCTTACACAGAAGCTATTATAGTGTTTTATCACCACTACTCATGATAGTATCAGGAGGAATCCCAGGGGCTTCAGACAATAGGAGAGGGTCACCCTCATGCTCTGATGCCGCTGCAACTAGCGTCCATTTGTCAGAATCTCATTTTGATACATCTACCCACCCGGGTATTTTCTTTTGGGTTTATCGTTTAGGGTCTGGACAAACACTCTGACAAATTTATGTCCACAAATTCTCAATGCGGCCAAATGTTTGGTAGCTAATCACTGGAAATGCCCAGATCTCCCTCCTTGCagcaaatgtataataaaatttgACACCTCGCAAcaatgaatgaaaatataaacatacacGCAGCTCCTATAATGGTATAAGTGTAGAGTAAGAGGGGGAACTGGAACTGTGAGGAAAGACTGAGGGACCGCGGCAGGTATTGTTATCTACGACATAACAGGCTTACTAGTACAAATGTTCCACTGTCTCAAACAATGgtgaaattatgaaaaaaaaaaaaaatatttgataaccaaacaaaaacaaacagtagTGATGCAAgaaaaactatataaataaatgcaaccATTGTATTTGCctatcttttgtttttatttcctttaCATCGACCAGCGACCCAGAGCACATTATGTGATTCACTAATACTAAAAAACCGCACACCAAATATGTAATACACTTTTGATTCAGTCACTATATTGTCATTAGCAGCACATATTCTACAATctagtgtgaggataccacccttagctgggatggcaatTACCCTCTGTGGGAAtcaactcacttgggtagaccagagtatatccaaaataagactattacaacagcacaacaccacgAGACAtacacaagatacagggtaaatggtagcatgtatcctccagcagcctcttgcagtcagcgcTCCAACGTAATAATCTCGGTCTCTTTCTTCTTTAAGAAGAAAGCTTTGGATTGAAGTTAACCTCACATTCACTATACAACGTCACCTGTTGTTACTATATcacactatgttgtgtttttgtattttttatgccaTGTCATCACATATTGGAGGAAAGATTTGAACAAAGTGACCCACACATCTACGTCTAAAATTTAagtatactttttatttatatattttttattcacatATATATGTTGTTAAGAAGATAAGAttggcctatatatatatatatatacacatctatgtGACTACAGCCAACAGCGCTGAAACATCCCTATAtcgattttattttattgtattcaaCATTGGAAATATTGTGTGATTCCTATAGGTGTGTTTTGCAGCAGTGGGTTATTAGCGCAATCTACCCCTTCTTACATATTACTCTATTAACCCGCAAaactagatgacggaggtcttcacctatagccgccgcctttcccttagagcttgatgcgctcaccggtactcatatgcccccaggacttagctccagatgtagtgtgggttggtaatacaggaccacagcggcgggccaggagactggtagaaagcagcgggtggtcaaaatgatagccaaggtcaagggtcacaggcaagcagggtagtcagttaacacgccagaggtcggggtcacaggcaaggtagcagggtccaaggtacaggtcaaaagggtcagggtcacgagcaaacaggcagagtccaaaatccaagcaaaggtcatacatgggaaatccaacagaatgttcacaggacagggtacagcaaacaggagcaggtcagcaagactgggtaagacacgctataaccggctaagccctccctgccttaaatactgactgtggccaatcagagcctagctctgtaattCACCCCCAGCCTGTGCCTAATACAATTAATGGGCTTAATAGGCTACAGGCTAGTAATCTatttgcgcacgtgcccggctgtcctccattgccgggatgcggcgctacagtaattagcgtccgaccgttgccttggcaacggccgggctggatccggaaatgacgtcccggtcgtcaaggtgacagccgggacgctaGAGGGCGCTGggagcgagccgcggcggtactcgtaacactaataaatatatatatatatacatacatacatacacacacatacagacatagtGAAGGTATCttctatacacacagacagaggtgTAGTTaattctcctcttacccagtgatatGAGAGGCAGCTGATcttccatcatcacgtccttgtacagacccttgtgtccttctaaatagtCCCAATCCTGCATGGAgagatagacagtgacatcctcacaccttataggaacctgacacacacaattaTTACTGTGCATAGTTATGTGGGCATTAtctcaaacaaatacattaataaaattttaaaaaaataatcagacaCTACAATGGTGCATGGGTTGTATCACAAAACTTATCATTAAATTCTATTAGAGCTGAACACATACACATTTAGGAGAGAAGGACCAGAGGTgacaaacaataaataatacaaataagagGATTTCTGTAAAAAGAGCACACAATGTGACATTGGAGGGAGGAAGACAGATCAATGATATAAGGAAGAACCTTTATATTGAATATGTGATATATCCATGGAATCGTCTCCCACCAGtggcaggggggtgggggggactcGTCCAGTATAAGAATACATGGGACATGGGTTTAACCCGTTCctttgtttaaacatttaaatacaatttttaatgCCCCCTATCCACGTGGCACCTAGCACCGGTGAGTTAACCCCTCCATTGCCGGGTATTAACCCTCCCCGCACAGGAGCTTCatttcaagatggccaccgcACCCGTGCGGCAGCTGCTGCTCGAGACCCGGCcacactttatttataaagcactgacatattatgcagcgctgtacaacgaggggatcatgacacaaacatgttacatacactgacatgaaacagaaggtatagATGGTCCTGCCTGAATAATCTATAGGGGTATTGGGAACACTTGTTACATAAGGTAGAGAATAACACTGACAGCAGCTGGTGGGGACAGTGCATGTGGCtataaggcagcagcattatcagcggACAATAATAACACCAATGACAGCTGAAGTCATTGGATCCAGCAGCTGCAGCCTCTTCATGTGAAGACATTCCTCAGCAATACCATATAATTCCCATAACTGCAGTATAATTCCCCATTGACTTCACAAATTATTCACCATGACGGAACTGTTGTTATTGCCAAATCCAAGTATATCCTGACAAATAATAAGCTAGTCTACATTTTACCATCATACTGAGATATTGATAACACTGATCTGGTCACAAAGCTACAAAGTACTGTGGTCATTAAGTCTTTATAAATCATAAGAGAAACCCTGATCATAAAcactttacaataataataatcccttatATCCATAGGGGGAACTTCTAGATCAGATGTTGTgtcctttatataataataacctCTCATAACATAAACAGTATGTGCTGGGAGCTGCCTACTATctcttctatataataataataacctctcATAACATAAACAGTATGTGCTGGGAGCTGCCTACTATCTCTCttctacataataataataataataaacatagatAATAGTATAATATTACCTCCTCCTTAATCAGCCTCCACCATAACCCGGATGTACTAGGAGACAATAAATGACGTCAGGAAGGGGTGTAACCATATACACGCCGCCTCATGTGGTAGAAGAGGGGGCTGCACCATGACCAACCAATGTTGTTCCTGAGAGACTAtaagaaaatggccgccgctctcCTACACTGAGGACAGATGTTTTACTAACTTGTTCCCTCTAGTTACACTGAGTAGCGAGAGTCTAGCTCCGTGTTGTACACAGGttattatctatctatttacaCCGAGGAGATGTGTGCACTGATATTCCTTCTAATCAAACGTCCGTATAGGTTAACTGCTGTATCTGAGCATGCGCGTTACTATAGCAACCAAGGAGCTCACTCGGCGGCCATGTTGGATTAGGGCACTAGGAATTGTGAGTGGGAAACACAGAACAgaagtgaaataattatttccCCAGCTAATTCATGGTTAACAGAGATGAGAGGACCTATTGGTTATTCCTGTCCAAATGTCCTGTGTACCTATTCTATGTTCTAATATATACACAGCATATGCCATATATTATGTATGCGTTGAATTGCATGTTGTGTTACATTATACACATATGATACATATAGCTATATGATTGGAGCTCCTTTCTCTAGAGGCTGCAATAATGTCTTTGCAGGCTTCGGAAATAACCATTTTGATGTCActgtgggggagattcaattagctacAAGGAGAccaggggggaaatgtatcaacaTACTTGCCAAGCAaatccatggcagccaggtcatgctggcacttggagaaccacaagtgccaacatggcctgacacccatggctggcttagacctgtagtcccacaaaacaaaatgttaaaaaaaaagaaaaaccacacccacattatTAATACCacacaaatttaattaaaaaaaacaaaacagtaaatacataacaCAACCTTTTCATTAccacaacaatttattaaaaataaatcccaATATAATCACCAATAagatgtcttcttcttttgtcagcagcttttaatccaaatttgcTTGACaccatgtcccaaaataattGTAGTCCACAAAGTCCATGtttgaagtcttcttatcttctttcACAATGACCACCATATTTGTATATCCAAATCCTGAACatgcttgttaaaaaaaaaaaaaaaacagtacgcAATCGAACAAACAGCGTACAAGCATCCCGACGCTAATGAGTATAATACAGCTGAAAGCTatatttatagtctatggggaATACCCAAGACAGCGTGGAAAATCCCCATAGAGTATAAATATAGCATGCAGCTGTACACAAGCCTTAGATCACCATGTGCAAATATTAACTGGAGAGCTGTAAAGCACACCGCCATTGGACtctctggagtgacaaatcacacttcaCCATCTGACAGTATGGCGAAAGTATCTGGGTTTgccagatgccaggagaacacttCCTACCCCAATGCTTACTGCCAACCATAAAGTATGGTGGAGGAGGAATCATGGTTTGGCCTGAgccccttagttccagtgaagggaaatcttaatgatTGAAAATTCTgtgcttacaactttgtggcaacagcttGAGGAAGACCCTTTCCTGTTGTGAAACAGGAATACATAACAATGCACAAAGCGAcatccatcaaaaaatggtttcccatGTTTactgtggaagaacttgactggcccgcacagagccctgacctcaacgcCATCGGATACCTTTGGGATGTATTAGAATGTTACctgcgagccaggccttatcATACAACATCAGTGCACGActtcactaatgctcttgtggatGAATGGATGCAAATCCACTCAACCATGTTACAAAATATACTGGATAAACTTCCCAGAAGAGTGAATACTTTATAGCACCAAAGGGGAACCAACCGCATTTTAATGCCCATGTGTTTGGAATGAGGTGTTCAACAAGcatatatggatgtgatgttcaggTGATctcatacttttggccatgtattaATGCCAGGTTTGGGCAACGCAATTAGAATATTTAAGCTATTATCACTCAGTAGAGCTCATCACTTATCTTGATACCATACTGTTCCCGAGACTAATGTAGTTTGTCAGATTGCTATTGGAGGAAACAGCTACCAAAGAGAAGGTGGTGGGGGAAGGGCCCTGGTCTCTTATGGTCATCCTTATAATTCTACAATACTTATAGAGATATGCTAAGACTGGTGTTATTAAACAGGTTTCTGGGTGCATATGAAACAGGTGCCCCTCCCTCAAAAGGACGCAATTATTGTGGTAATTTACAAATAATCTAAGGACCTGGGTCTTTGTGAATCCTATAGCTCTGTATTTACACTTCTAAACAAAATATGGTCAAATGCACTACATCAACAGATCTTAGGTGGCTATTTAATAATTTACAAGTGTCCCATGATAATAATGTAAGCATAGAGGGACACCCACAATCAGACATTTCTCTATTATCCACCCGGCTCAATACACTATTACAGCTTTCACCTACAGCATCTACAGCAAAACACTCTGGC
The nucleotide sequence above comes from Mixophyes fleayi isolate aMixFle1 chromosome 6, aMixFle1.hap1, whole genome shotgun sequence. Encoded proteins:
- the LOC142159778 gene encoding uncharacterized protein LOC142159778 isoform X20, which produces MQDWDYLEGHKGLYKDVMMEDQLPLISLELHKDPSALIKKKSVSYEEGNLPHTDIYTPTGYTQFTSTLIEVKLESSFTGEQSFNNLSYVSNQRKNVNDHTVDKSWSCSECGKCFTTKRNFLVHQRIHTGEKSYSCSECGKCFTTNWKLLSHQRCHTVNKKPLPHSCSECSKCFSFKSYLVVHQRIHTGEKPYSCSECGKCFSVKSNLVEHQRIHTGEKPYSCSECGKCFSFKSYLVVHQRMHTGEKPYSCSDCGKCFRFNSELVRHRRWHTSEKSYCSECGNCFNQESSLVTHQQIHTIEKPYSCSECGKSFNSKSDFNKHQKIHTGEKPYSCSECGKCFISKSQLIIHQRVHTGERPYSCFECGKCFSFKSNLVEHQRIHTGEKPYSCSICGKCFNQESNLVTHQKIHAGEKPYSCSDCGKTFNQKHSLYLHHRLHTGEKSYSCSECGKCFTNKASLIKHQMSHK
- the LOC142159778 gene encoding uncharacterized protein LOC142159778 isoform X19, which gives rise to MQDWDYLEGHKGLYKDVMMEDQLPLISLAELHKDPSALIKKKSVSYEEGNLPHTDIYTPTGYTQFTSTLIEVKLESSFTGEQSFNNLSYVSNQRKNVNDHTVDKSWSCSECGKCFTTKRNFLVHQRIHTGEKSYSCSECGKCFTTNWKLLSHQRCHTVNKKPLPHSCSECSKCFSFKSYLVVHQRIHTGEKPYSCSECGKCFSVKSNLVEHQRIHTGEKPYSCSECGKCFSFKSYLVVHQRMHTGEKPYSCSDCGKCFRFNSELVRHRRWHTSEKSYCSECGNCFNQESSLVTHQQIHTIEKPYSCSECGKSFNSKSDFNKHQKIHTGEKPYSCSECGKCFISKSQLIIHQRVHTGERPYSCFECGKCFSFKSNLVEHQRIHTGEKPYSCSICGKCFNQESNLVTHQKIHAGEKPYSCSDCGKTFNQKHSLYLHHRLHTGEKSYSCSECGKCFTNKASLIKHQMSHK